One window of the Rhodothermales bacterium genome contains the following:
- a CDS encoding energy transducer TonB produces MRFKPAVFALIVFVSIVFAAGCATEPAMRYGPPEGWEGAGARWWLAGQDTSGFYPKMETIDDMSLEDDDVVFLAPGEVAAMRRNDRAQFERAVKRSLIRLFRNEPVIVDSLFTAHIKPLLADVAFTSDPVQDVENFKRKAYKLLARHFREPRAKLELGKDVPIIYPDSLREQGIGGAVVLQVRLDQEGVPQSVELIKSIHPVLDQIAMEATTRMRWLPAYIFQKKEWQPVPAWARFRISFSSANTQEAG; encoded by the coding sequence ATGCGGTTTAAACCGGCAGTATTCGCGCTTATTGTCTTCGTTTCCATCGTTTTCGCCGCGGGCTGCGCGACGGAACCCGCGATGCGGTATGGGCCGCCGGAGGGCTGGGAGGGCGCCGGCGCGCGCTGGTGGCTGGCCGGCCAGGATACGTCGGGCTTTTATCCGAAGATGGAGACCATCGACGATATGTCGCTGGAAGACGACGACGTGGTTTTTCTGGCGCCGGGCGAGGTCGCCGCGATGCGCCGCAACGATCGGGCGCAGTTCGAGCGCGCCGTGAAACGCAGCCTGATCCGTCTGTTCCGGAACGAACCCGTGATCGTGGATTCCCTCTTCACGGCGCATATCAAGCCGCTGCTGGCGGACGTCGCGTTTACGAGCGACCCCGTGCAGGATGTCGAGAACTTCAAGCGGAAAGCCTACAAGCTGCTGGCGCGGCATTTCAGGGAGCCGCGCGCCAAGCTCGAGCTGGGCAAGGACGTGCCGATCATCTACCCTGACAGCCTCCGCGAGCAGGGGATTGGCGGCGCGGTCGTGCTCCAGGTGCGGCTCGACCAGGAGGGCGTGCCGCAGTCCGTCGAGTTGATCAAAAGCATCCACCCCGTGCTGGATCAGATCGCGATGGAGGCCACGACGCGGATGCGCTGGCTGCCGGCCTACATCTTTCAGAAGAAGGAATGGCAGCCGGTGCCGGCGTGGGCCCGTTTTCGCATCTCGTTCAGCAGCGCGAACACGCAGGAGGCCGGCTGA
- a CDS encoding nucleoside transporter C-terminal domain-containing protein, which yields MTTLVYILRGLFGVAVLVGIAYAVSSNRRAVNWRLVGVGVLLQLIFALLVLKTGPGRAVFEFIGGVFSRVLSFTFEGSRFIFGPLGIPQGQEGSIGSIFAFQVLPTIVFFGALMGMLYYLRLIQPVVRGMGRFMAKTMKISGAESLATAANVFIGQTEAPLVVRPYIQGMTRSELMTLMTGGMATIAGGVLASYILFLGGDDPVARVAFAGHLLSASIMSAPAAIVMAKIIVPETEAPATTGEIAMEVPTQGSNVLEATADGASEGLKLALNVGAMLLAFIALLALVNYLLGIAGRPVIFGWEAYDLNGVIANWTGGRFTSLSLQSIFAFLFAPIAWAMGVQSNEILLFGSLLGEKIAVNEFIAYLSLGNLKDVLSERTTIIAAYALCGFANFSSIAIQIGGIGGIAPQRRSDVARLGIQAVIGGALASWMTATIAGMLIG from the coding sequence ATGACCACCCTCGTGTACATCCTCCGCGGCCTGTTCGGTGTGGCCGTCCTGGTCGGCATCGCCTACGCCGTTTCATCGAACCGCCGGGCCGTAAACTGGCGACTGGTCGGGGTAGGCGTCCTGCTGCAGCTGATTTTCGCGCTGCTGGTGCTCAAGACCGGGCCGGGGCGCGCCGTGTTCGAGTTCATCGGGGGCGTGTTCTCCCGCGTGCTCAGCTTCACGTTCGAGGGGTCGCGGTTCATTTTCGGTCCGCTCGGCATACCCCAGGGCCAGGAAGGCTCGATCGGCTCCATTTTCGCGTTTCAGGTGCTGCCCACGATCGTGTTTTTCGGCGCCCTGATGGGCATGTTGTATTACCTGAGGCTGATCCAGCCCGTGGTGCGCGGCATGGGCCGGTTCATGGCGAAAACCATGAAGATCTCCGGCGCGGAATCCCTCGCCACCGCCGCCAACGTATTTATCGGGCAGACCGAGGCGCCCCTCGTCGTCCGGCCCTACATCCAGGGCATGACGCGCAGTGAACTGATGACGCTGATGACGGGCGGGATGGCCACCATCGCCGGCGGCGTGCTGGCCTCGTACATCCTCTTTCTCGGTGGCGACGACCCCGTGGCGCGCGTGGCCTTCGCCGGCCACCTGCTCTCGGCCTCGATCATGAGCGCCCCCGCGGCTATCGTGATGGCGAAAATCATCGTCCCGGAGACCGAGGCGCCGGCGACGACCGGCGAGATCGCCATGGAAGTGCCCACCCAGGGTTCCAACGTGCTCGAAGCCACGGCCGACGGCGCCAGCGAAGGCCTCAAACTCGCGCTCAACGTCGGCGCCATGCTCCTGGCCTTCATTGCCCTCCTCGCGCTCGTCAACTACCTGCTCGGGATCGCCGGCCGGCCGGTCATCTTTGGATGGGAAGCCTACGACCTGAACGGCGTAATCGCCAACTGGACGGGCGGACGGTTCACGAGCCTGTCGCTCCAGTCCATCTTTGCCTTCCTCTTCGCCCCGATCGCCTGGGCCATGGGGGTCCAATCCAACGAGATCCTGCTCTTCGGCTCCCTGCTCGGGGAAAAGATCGCGGTCAACGAGTTCATCGCCTACCTCTCGCTCGGCAACCTGAAAGACGTGCTCAGCGAACGCACGACCATCATCGCCGCCTACGCCCTGTGCGGGTTCGCCAACTTCTCGTCGATCGCGATCCAGATCGGGGGCATCGGCGGCATCGCGCCGCAACGCCGCAGCGACGTCGCCAGACTCGGCATCCAGGCCGTCATCGGCGGGGCGCTGGCGTCGTGGATGACGGCGACGATCGCCGGCATGCTCATCGGCTGA
- a CDS encoding NfeD family protein translates to MDFLIPIALIAAGVGLILVEVYLVPGFNVVGIVGVLLILFGVGYSFSEHGFVGGSIALVGASVAFGASFYWLWRSGAWDRFILATSLRRDDQLIARESEDRSRVLGQQGVAITPLRPTGIVDIGGRRIEVRTEGEFIAAGSEVRVVAMDRRQYFVRLANALPESNVSSSAD, encoded by the coding sequence TTGGATTTCCTCATCCCCATAGCCCTGATTGCGGCCGGCGTCGGATTGATCCTCGTCGAAGTCTATCTGGTGCCGGGGTTTAATGTGGTCGGGATCGTGGGGGTGCTCCTCATCCTGTTCGGCGTCGGCTACTCGTTTTCCGAGCATGGATTTGTGGGAGGCTCCATCGCGCTGGTTGGCGCCTCGGTGGCATTCGGGGCGTCGTTCTACTGGCTCTGGCGATCCGGCGCGTGGGACCGGTTTATTCTGGCGACGAGTCTGCGCCGGGACGATCAGTTGATCGCCCGGGAGAGCGAGGATCGCTCGCGCGTGCTGGGGCAGCAGGGTGTCGCGATCACGCCGCTTCGCCCGACGGGCATCGTCGACATCGGCGGCCGGCGGATCGAAGTGCGTACGGAAGGCGAGTTCATCGCCGCCGGCAGCGAGGTGCGCGTGGTGGCCATGGATCGCCGGCAATACTTCGTTCGCCTCGCCAATGCGTTGCCCGAGAGCAACGTCTCTTCTTCGGCCGATTGA
- a CDS encoding M1 family metallopeptidase yields the protein MTKRFALAAVLTALLTAPGAAQQTAILPLDMPPPSSYRTASGAPGEAYWQQRADYRIEASLDPLTHRIEGTVTITYTNNSPHALTYLWLQLDQNLFVPNSLGDQRYGAGSRWRGAFEGGGIDIANAAVSMGETLVGAAPIVDGTRMRIDLPAPLAAGGGVAELAMDFSFVIPEHGADRMGRLDVEQGPIYQIAQWYPRMAVYDDVEGWNTLPYLGQGEFYLEYGDFDVSLTVPSDFVVVATGSLLNPEDVYTPDQAERIEQARTSETTVSIVDVSDAGAPDRRPQGEPMLTWRFRAENVRDFAWAASPAFLLDAAGWNGVLLMSAYPKEALGSNDAPGWERATDYLRQAIKLHSDRWHAYPYPTAINVAGRVRGMEYPMLIFCAMDDRGQDLFGVTDHEIGHTWFPMLVGSDERRHAWMDEGLTTFINYYANRSMYGDDADRLAAFSPDSIASRMAGPGGALPSTTPPDRMPPEARGFLSYRKPAFALVLLREYVLGPERFDPAFRDYILRWAYRHPQPADFFRTMEDGTGEDLSWFWRGWFYGSGVFDPSVEPAEQNAFIIRQPNGVLMPLDIRIVFQDGSDQRLRLPAQGFAGQDQVHLVPRQPDVAAIVIDPDHRLPDADRANNRWPR from the coding sequence ATGACAAAACGCTTTGCTCTGGCCGCCGTGCTCACGGCCCTGCTCACCGCGCCGGGCGCCGCCCAGCAGACGGCCATCCTGCCGCTCGACATGCCGCCCCCCTCGTCGTACCGGACGGCCTCCGGCGCGCCGGGCGAGGCGTACTGGCAACAACGGGCCGATTACCGCATCGAGGCCTCGCTCGACCCGCTCACGCATCGGATCGAGGGGACGGTCACCATCACGTACACGAACAACAGTCCCCACGCCCTCACCTACCTCTGGCTGCAACTCGACCAGAACCTGTTCGTCCCGAACAGCCTCGGCGATCAGCGCTACGGCGCGGGTTCGCGCTGGCGCGGGGCCTTCGAGGGCGGCGGGATCGACATCGCGAACGCGGCCGTGTCGATGGGCGAGACGCTCGTCGGCGCCGCGCCGATCGTCGACGGGACCCGGATGCGCATCGACCTGCCGGCTCCGCTCGCGGCGGGCGGCGGCGTCGCCGAGCTGGCGATGGATTTCAGCTTCGTCATCCCCGAACATGGCGCCGACCGCATGGGCCGGCTCGATGTCGAGCAGGGACCGATCTACCAGATCGCGCAGTGGTACCCGCGGATGGCGGTGTACGATGATGTCGAAGGCTGGAATACGTTGCCCTACCTCGGCCAGGGCGAATTTTATCTGGAATACGGCGACTTCGACGTGTCGCTGACCGTGCCGTCCGACTTCGTCGTCGTGGCCACGGGCTCCCTCCTCAACCCGGAGGATGTCTACACCCCGGATCAGGCCGAACGCATCGAACAGGCGCGTACCAGCGAGACGACCGTATCCATCGTCGACGTGTCCGACGCCGGCGCCCCGGACCGCCGGCCGCAGGGCGAACCGATGCTGACGTGGCGCTTCCGGGCGGAAAACGTCCGGGACTTCGCCTGGGCGGCCTCGCCGGCTTTCCTGCTCGACGCCGCCGGCTGGAACGGCGTCCTGCTCATGTCGGCCTATCCGAAAGAGGCGCTGGGCTCGAACGACGCCCCCGGCTGGGAGCGCGCGACGGACTACCTGCGCCAGGCCATCAAGCTGCACTCCGACCGCTGGCACGCCTATCCTTACCCGACCGCGATCAACGTGGCGGGCCGCGTGCGCGGCATGGAGTACCCGATGCTGATCTTCTGTGCGATGGACGACCGGGGGCAGGACCTCTTCGGCGTCACCGATCACGAGATCGGCCATACCTGGTTTCCCATGCTCGTCGGCTCCGACGAACGCCGGCACGCCTGGATGGACGAGGGGCTCACGACGTTCATCAACTACTACGCCAACCGGTCTATGTATGGCGACGACGCCGATCGCCTCGCCGCGTTCTCGCCCGACTCCATCGCCAGCCGGATGGCCGGCCCCGGCGGCGCCCTGCCCAGCACGACGCCGCCCGACCGCATGCCCCCCGAAGCGAGGGGTTTCCTCTCCTACCGGAAGCCGGCCTTCGCCCTGGTGCTGTTGCGCGAGTATGTGCTCGGGCCCGAGCGCTTCGACCCGGCTTTTCGCGATTACATCCTCCGCTGGGCCTACCGACACCCCCAGCCGGCCGACTTCTTCCGCACCATGGAAGACGGCACGGGCGAAGACCTCTCCTGGTTCTGGCGCGGCTGGTTTTACGGCTCGGGCGTGTTTGACCCGTCGGTGGAGCCGGCGGAACAGAACGCGTTCATCATCCGCCAGCCGAACGGCGTGCTGATGCCGCTCGACATCCGCATCGTGTTTCAGGACGGCAGCGACCAGCGGCTGCGGCTGCCCGCACAGGGCTTCGCCGGCCAGGATCAGGTGCATCTCGTCCCCCGGCAGCCGGATGTGGCCGCCATCGTCATCGACCCGGACCATCGCCTCCCGGATGCCGATCGGGCCAACAACCGGTGGCCGCGGTAG
- a CDS encoding lipase family protein has product MSMLLVFAGAGDEPRRGTIVSVERIASVTVDDVAARLREAGVPGRPMYGVTLYRVLYRTTDTDGALTVASGALAVPEGLTAPAPLLSYQHGTTIAKDRVASMRDFDLIGMGFGASGYITALPDYLGLGVSDGLHPYVHAASLSTAIVDMLRAVRQYSADEGVLLGDQLFLMGYSEGGYATMAAHRAIEAQYADEFEVTASAPMAGPYSLSDVMFGQMVDDRSYPTTVYLPLTLFAYDQVYDLFENPSEVLAPPYDTTLPALFDGALDWREINAHLPDVPRAMLSASFLENLAQDPAHPLLRALRENDVFDWKPRAPMKLFHCLEDEQVPFRNAEMAIEAFHRHGAVDVDVAALDFGGHEACAPPAIFLGKLWFDAFVDEEAVLLRQARATLEK; this is encoded by the coding sequence ATGAGCATGCTGCTCGTTTTTGCCGGCGCCGGCGACGAACCCCGCCGCGGGACCATCGTGTCGGTGGAGCGGATCGCGTCGGTGACGGTGGACGACGTGGCCGCGCGGCTGCGCGAGGCCGGCGTGCCGGGCCGGCCGATGTATGGCGTGACCCTCTACCGGGTGCTGTACCGCACGACCGACACGGACGGCGCGCTCACGGTCGCCTCGGGCGCCCTCGCCGTGCCGGAAGGCCTCACCGCGCCGGCGCCGCTGCTCAGTTATCAGCACGGGACCACGATCGCGAAGGACAGGGTGGCCTCGATGCGCGATTTCGATCTGATCGGGATGGGGTTCGGGGCGAGCGGGTATATCACGGCCCTGCCGGATTATCTCGGTCTCGGCGTCTCGGACGGGCTGCATCCGTACGTGCATGCGGCGAGCCTGAGCACCGCGATCGTCGACATGCTCCGCGCCGTGCGGCAGTACAGTGCCGACGAGGGCGTGCTGCTGGGCGACCAGCTCTTCCTGATGGGCTACTCCGAAGGCGGGTACGCCACCATGGCCGCGCATCGCGCTATCGAGGCGCAGTATGCGGACGAGTTCGAGGTGACCGCGTCGGCCCCGATGGCCGGCCCGTACAGCCTGTCGGATGTCATGTTCGGGCAGATGGTCGATGACCGGTCGTATCCGACCACCGTGTATCTCCCGCTGACGCTTTTCGCCTACGACCAGGTCTACGACCTCTTCGAGAATCCTTCCGAGGTGCTAGCCCCTCCGTACGACACGACGCTGCCGGCGCTGTTCGACGGCGCCCTCGACTGGCGCGAGATCAACGCGCACCTCCCCGACGTGCCCCGCGCCATGCTGAGCGCCTCGTTTCTCGAAAACCTGGCACAAGACCCGGCGCATCCGCTGCTCCGCGCGTTGCGCGAAAACGACGTGTTCGACTGGAAGCCCCGCGCTCCGATGAAGCTCTTTCATTGCCTCGAGGACGAACAGGTGCCGTTCCGGAACGCCGAGATGGCCATCGAGGCCTTTCATCGGCACGGGGCCGTCGATGTGGATGTCGCGGCGCTGGATTTTGGCGGCCACGAGGCGTGCGCGCCGCCGGCGATCTTCCTGGGCAAGCTCTGGTTCGACGCGTTCGTGGACGAAGAGGCCGTGCTGCTGCGTCAGGCCCGCGCGACGCTCGAGAAATAG
- a CDS encoding NfeD family protein: MKGTLHILRAQLTALVVLLACTPALAQQAGKIDFPEPLGAGPAYIVPIDETIDAALASYIDRATSEAEEAGASVIVYHVDTFGGLVDAADQIRKTILNTPIPTVAFIDKNAASAGALISYAADRIVMAPGASIGAATVVEGGSGKKAAEKYQSYMRGLMRATAEANGRDPRVAEAMVDDSLEVEGISKAGELLTLSTREALRIGVADAEMEDLPAVLAALGIDESRRFDHHVTGTEKALRFLGSPVLQSLLMLMMMGGLYFELQSPGVGFAGLMAGVGAALFFAPNYMMGLVESWEIVLFGIGVILLLAEIFVIPGFGVAGITGLILIVGSLFAALVGNVGLAFPDMASITSAIGTMAITMVLLVVLIFSLGRILPQSQRFNRLVLAPELTSADGYTSADTHEEWLGAVGRALTPLRPAGTVELSVGEMARRVDVVTSGEYIPAGSAVRVVQVRGSRVEVQPVTSLAEGNETSRA; the protein is encoded by the coding sequence ATGAAAGGTACGCTGCACATCCTTCGCGCACAGCTGACGGCGCTGGTCGTCCTACTGGCCTGTACGCCGGCTCTGGCGCAGCAGGCGGGTAAAATCGACTTTCCGGAGCCGCTCGGGGCGGGGCCGGCGTATATCGTCCCGATCGATGAAACGATCGACGCCGCGCTCGCCAGCTACATTGACCGCGCCACCAGCGAGGCCGAGGAGGCCGGGGCATCCGTCATCGTCTATCATGTCGACACCTTCGGCGGGCTGGTCGATGCGGCCGATCAAATCCGCAAAACCATCCTCAATACACCGATTCCGACGGTAGCCTTCATCGACAAGAACGCCGCGTCGGCCGGGGCGCTGATTTCGTATGCCGCCGACCGGATCGTGATGGCACCGGGCGCCTCGATCGGGGCGGCCACCGTCGTGGAAGGCGGGAGCGGGAAAAAGGCGGCGGAGAAATACCAGAGCTACATGCGCGGCCTGATGCGCGCGACGGCCGAGGCCAACGGGCGCGACCCGCGGGTGGCGGAGGCGATGGTAGACGACTCCCTGGAAGTGGAAGGGATCTCGAAAGCCGGCGAACTGCTCACGCTCTCGACCCGGGAGGCGCTCCGGATCGGCGTCGCGGACGCTGAGATGGAGGATCTGCCCGCGGTGCTGGCCGCGCTCGGGATCGACGAGAGCCGGCGATTCGATCATCACGTGACGGGCACCGAAAAGGCGCTTCGTTTCCTCGGTTCGCCTGTGCTGCAATCCCTCCTCATGCTCATGATGATGGGCGGCCTGTATTTCGAGTTGCAGTCGCCGGGTGTGGGCTTCGCGGGGCTGATGGCCGGCGTGGGCGCCGCGCTGTTTTTTGCGCCGAACTACATGATGGGCCTGGTGGAAAGCTGGGAGATCGTCCTGTTCGGGATCGGTGTGATCCTGCTGCTGGCGGAAATCTTTGTGATACCGGGCTTCGGCGTGGCCGGCATCACCGGGCTGATCCTCATCGTGGGGTCGTTGTTCGCCGCGCTGGTCGGCAACGTCGGCCTCGCGTTTCCCGACATGGCCTCGATCACGTCCGCCATCGGGACGATGGCGATCACGATGGTCCTGCTCGTGGTGCTGATCTTCTCGCTGGGCCGCATCCTGCCGCAATCGCAGCGGTTCAACCGGCTCGTGCTCGCGCCGGAATTGACAAGCGCCGACGGCTATACCTCGGCGGACACGCACGAGGAGTGGCTCGGCGCGGTCGGACGCGCCCTGACGCCGCTGCGCCCGGCCGGCACGGTGGAGCTTTCGGTGGGAGAAATGGCGCGTCGGGTAGATGTTGTCACGTCAGGAGAGTACATTCCAGCCGGCAGCGCCGTGCGGGTCGTCCAGGTCCGCGGCAGCCGGGTGGAGGTGCAGCCTGTGACCTCCCTCGCCGAGGGAAATGAAACATCCCGCGCCTAG